A portion of the bacterium genome contains these proteins:
- the cofG gene encoding 7,8-didemethyl-8-hydroxy-5-deazariboflavin synthase CofG yields MPPFVHGGDPAAPTSLRDALLGVLAGDALTPEHAAALLADANGAALDAALFAAARTRRAATWGTTVTYSPKVFLPVTNLCRDRCTYCTFRKDPDDPDAWTMRPDDVAAWSARGARLGCSEALMCLGDRPEVAFRGYRETLHGLGHASTASYVREACAIALREGLLPHTNAGVLTRDEMAMLRPVNVSLGLMLESVSPRLRGRGEVHQWAPDKEPSVRLRMLREAGELRIPFTTGLLIGIGETPAERVDTLVAIRDLHRAHGHVQEVIVQNFRAKPTIPRADAPEPTALDLARTIAVARLVLDAEVSVQAPPNLSPDDHRLLLRAGLNDWGGISPLTPDYVNPEAPWPHVARLAETCAAEGFALVPRLPIYPAYLRGDDWLDPALRPYVARGGKPASRAMEGVSA; encoded by the coding sequence CACGCCCGAGCACGCGGCGGCGTTGCTCGCCGACGCCAACGGCGCCGCGCTCGACGCTGCGCTCTTCGCCGCCGCCCGCACGCGCCGCGCCGCGACCTGGGGTACGACGGTCACCTACTCGCCGAAGGTGTTCCTGCCGGTCACGAACCTCTGCCGCGACCGCTGCACCTACTGCACGTTCCGCAAGGACCCCGACGATCCGGACGCCTGGACCATGCGTCCCGACGACGTCGCCGCCTGGTCGGCGCGCGGCGCACGCCTCGGCTGCAGCGAGGCGCTCATGTGCCTCGGCGACCGCCCGGAGGTCGCCTTTCGCGGCTACCGCGAGACGCTGCACGGGCTCGGCCACGCGAGCACCGCGTCCTACGTCCGCGAGGCGTGCGCGATCGCGCTCCGCGAGGGGCTGCTGCCGCACACGAACGCCGGCGTGCTGACCCGCGACGAGATGGCGATGCTGCGCCCGGTGAACGTGAGCCTCGGCCTCATGCTCGAGAGCGTCTCCCCGCGGCTGCGCGGGCGCGGGGAGGTGCATCAGTGGGCGCCCGACAAGGAGCCGTCGGTCCGCCTGCGCATGCTGCGCGAAGCCGGCGAGCTGCGCATCCCGTTCACGACCGGCCTCCTCATCGGCATCGGCGAGACGCCGGCCGAGCGCGTCGACACGCTGGTCGCCATCCGCGACCTGCACCGAGCGCACGGGCACGTCCAGGAAGTCATCGTGCAGAACTTCCGCGCCAAGCCGACCATCCCGCGCGCCGACGCGCCCGAGCCGACGGCGCTCGACCTGGCGCGCACGATCGCCGTCGCGCGGCTGGTGCTCGATGCCGAGGTCAGCGTGCAGGCACCGCCGAACCTCTCGCCGGACGACCATCGCCTGCTGCTGCGCGCAGGCCTCAACGACTGGGGCGGCATCTCCCCGCTGACGCCCGACTACGTGAACCCCGAGGCGCCGTGGCCGCACGTCGCCCGCCTCGCCGAGACCTGCGCCGCCGAGGGCTTCGCCCTCGTCCCGCGCCTGCCGATCTACCCCGCGTATCTGCGCGGCGACGACTGGCTCGACCCCGCCCTGCGCCCCTACGTCGCGCGCGGCGGAAAGCCGGCGTCGCGCGCCATGGAGGGTGTCTCCGCATGA
- the cofH gene encoding 5-amino-6-(D-ribitylamino)uracil--L-tyrosine 4-hydroxyphenyl transferase CofH yields MSWLDPWDAIEAVALNDEPAERAIARASPAVGRICDAALARRELSVADGEALLGVEGDDLTALVRTADTIRAADVGDEVTYVVNRNINFTNVCFVNCRFCAFKRQRWEEDAYTHGIDVVLGKTDEAVARGATEVCMQGGINPDMDPFTYRDVLKAIKERHPTLHVHAFSPMEIMYGTRRTGMSTADYIAMLRDTGLGSIPGTAAEILDDEVREILSHKKVDVRTWIEIITTAHRLGVPTTSTVMYGHVETAGHVARHVDLLRTIQKETGGFTEFVPLGFIWENTAMYHDGQVTPVPKGLRDLRIYAMSRLMLRGLVDNLQTSWVKLGHRLSQYTLRAGCNDFGGTLMEESISREAGADAGEYTSVEEIEALVRAMGRTPVQRTTLYGRIGADGAGDADHGAGGWRGRRAVPCGTPATH; encoded by the coding sequence ATGAGCTGGCTCGATCCCTGGGACGCGATCGAAGCGGTCGCCCTGAACGACGAGCCGGCCGAGCGTGCCATCGCCCGCGCCAGCCCGGCCGTCGGCCGTATCTGCGACGCCGCCCTCGCCCGCCGCGAGCTCTCCGTCGCCGACGGCGAGGCGCTGCTCGGGGTGGAGGGCGACGACCTCACGGCGCTGGTGCGTACCGCGGACACCATCCGCGCCGCCGACGTCGGCGACGAGGTCACCTACGTCGTCAACCGCAACATCAACTTCACCAACGTCTGCTTCGTGAACTGCCGCTTCTGCGCCTTCAAGCGCCAGCGCTGGGAGGAGGACGCCTATACCCACGGCATCGACGTCGTCCTCGGCAAGACCGACGAGGCGGTCGCGCGCGGGGCCACCGAGGTCTGCATGCAGGGGGGCATCAACCCCGACATGGACCCGTTCACGTACCGGGACGTGCTGAAGGCGATCAAGGAGCGCCACCCGACTCTCCACGTGCACGCGTTCTCGCCCATGGAGATCATGTACGGCACGCGGCGCACGGGCATGAGCACGGCCGACTACATCGCCATGCTGCGCGACACCGGGCTCGGCTCGATTCCCGGCACCGCCGCCGAGATCCTCGACGACGAGGTGCGCGAGATCCTGTCGCACAAGAAGGTCGACGTGCGCACCTGGATCGAGATCATCACCACCGCGCACCGCCTCGGCGTCCCGACCACGTCCACGGTCATGTACGGCCACGTCGAGACCGCGGGCCACGTCGCGCGCCACGTCGATCTCCTGCGCACCATCCAGAAGGAGACGGGCGGCTTCACCGAGTTCGTCCCGCTCGGCTTCATCTGGGAGAACACGGCGATGTACCACGACGGCCAGGTCACGCCCGTGCCGAAGGGCCTGCGCGACCTGCGCATCTACGCGATGAGCCGCCTCATGCTGCGCGGCCTCGTCGACAACCTCCAGACCTCGTGGGTGAAGCTCGGCCACCGGCTGTCGCAGTACACGCTGCGCGCCGGCTGCAACGACTTCGGCGGCACCCTCATGGAAGAGAGCATCTCGCGCGAAGCGGGCGCCGACGCGGGCGAGTACACGTCGGTGGAAGAGATCGAGGCGCTGGTGCGCGCCATGGGCCGCACGCCCGTCCAGCGCACCACGCTCTACGGTCGGATCGGAGCGGACGGTGCCGGCGACGCGGATCACGGTGCTGGCGGGTGGCGTGGGCGGCGCGCGGTTCCTTGCGGGACTCCAGCGACGCACTGA